From a single Nostoc edaphicum CCNP1411 genomic region:
- the ppsA gene encoding phosphoenolpyruvate synthase yields MATVSKSTLSLSAQERSLILWFDEVGIADIPVVGGKNASLGEMIQQLTPKGINVPTGFATTAYAYRYFIQSAGLEAKLRKLFADLDVEDVKNLRERGKKARSLLIHTPFPVELREAIATAYQSLCERYHAETDVAVRSSATAEDLPDASFAGQQETYLNVVGAEGVLAACHKCFASIFTDRAISYRHAKGFDHFSIALAVGVQKMVRSDLATSGVMFSIDTETGFKDAALITAAYGLGENVVQGSVNPDEYYVFKPTLKAGFRPIIDKKLGSKELKMIYDDGSKFTKNVSVSPSERGKFALSDEEILQLANWACLIEDHYSQVHGISTPMDIEWAKDGITNQLFIVQARPETVQSQKTGNVLRSYRLLLGNREWGIGNGEKSTHSPLPDSQSPLTLVTGRAIGEAISQGKARLILDVQKLDQFQAGEVLVTERTDPDWEPIMKRASAIVTNSGGRTCHAAIIARELGVPAIVGCGNATEILKPGQEVTISCAEGEEGKVYAGLLPFEVEEVPLENLPRTRTQILMNVGNPQEALSLSAIPNDGVGLARTEFIIANQIQIHPMALIHYDSLKDEFVKAKIADITSLYDEKPQYFVDKLAQGIGRIAAAFYPKPVIVRTSDFKSNEYANLLGGRQFEPHEENPMLGWRGAARYYDEGYREAFALECHAIKRVREDMGLTNVIPMIPFCRTPDEGRLVLAEMAKNGLKQGVNDLQVYVMCELPNNVIMAEEFAEVFDGFSIGSNDLTQLTLGLDRDSALVARLFDERSQGVKRMVKMAIEAAKKCDRKIGICGQAPSDYPEFAQFLVEQGIDSISLNPDSVLKTMLEVAKVESSNS; encoded by the coding sequence ATGGCTACAGTATCTAAAAGCACTTTATCTCTATCTGCCCAAGAGCGATCGCTCATTCTCTGGTTTGATGAAGTTGGTATTGCTGATATACCCGTAGTTGGTGGTAAAAATGCCTCACTGGGCGAAATGATTCAACAGCTAACGCCCAAAGGCATTAATGTTCCCACGGGATTTGCCACCACTGCTTACGCTTATCGTTATTTCATTCAATCAGCCGGCTTAGAAGCAAAGCTACGTAAACTCTTTGCTGACTTAGATGTTGAAGATGTGAAAAATTTACGAGAACGGGGGAAAAAAGCGCGATCGCTCTTAATTCACACTCCATTTCCTGTAGAATTGCGAGAGGCGATCGCTACAGCCTACCAAAGTCTATGTGAACGATATCATGCAGAGACAGATGTTGCAGTCCGTTCTAGCGCCACCGCTGAAGACTTACCCGATGCTAGTTTTGCCGGACAACAGGAAACTTATCTCAACGTTGTCGGTGCTGAAGGAGTTTTAGCAGCTTGTCATAAATGCTTTGCTTCCATATTTACCGATCGCGCTATTTCTTATCGTCATGCCAAGGGATTTGACCACTTTAGCATTGCTTTAGCTGTGGGCGTACAAAAAATGGTGCGCTCTGACTTGGCAACCTCTGGGGTAATGTTCTCCATTGACACAGAAACCGGATTTAAGGATGCGGCACTAATTACAGCCGCCTATGGTTTAGGCGAAAATGTTGTCCAGGGGTCTGTAAATCCAGATGAATACTATGTTTTTAAACCAACTTTAAAAGCTGGTTTCCGCCCAATTATCGATAAAAAATTGGGCAGTAAAGAACTGAAAATGATTTATGATGACGGTTCCAAATTTACGAAAAATGTTTCGGTTTCGCCCAGTGAAAGAGGCAAATTCGCTCTGAGTGATGAAGAGATTTTACAACTAGCAAATTGGGCGTGTTTAATTGAAGACCATTATTCTCAAGTCCACGGCATATCTACTCCAATGGATATCGAGTGGGCAAAAGATGGCATTACTAACCAACTTTTTATTGTGCAAGCGCGTCCCGAAACCGTCCAGTCGCAGAAGACGGGAAATGTCTTGCGGAGTTATCGGTTGTTATTGGGGAATCGGGAATGGGGAATCGGGAATGGGGAAAAATCTACCCACTCCCCACTCCCTGATTCCCAATCGCCACTCACCCTTGTTACCGGACGTGCGATTGGAGAAGCAATTAGTCAAGGGAAAGCCCGCCTAATTTTAGATGTTCAGAAACTAGACCAGTTCCAAGCCGGGGAAGTTTTGGTGACAGAGAGAACCGATCCCGATTGGGAACCAATTATGAAACGCGCCAGTGCAATTGTCACCAATTCTGGTGGAAGGACATGCCACGCCGCAATTATTGCGCGAGAATTGGGTGTCCCTGCGATCGTGGGATGCGGCAATGCTACAGAAATCTTGAAACCTGGTCAAGAGGTAACAATTTCTTGCGCTGAAGGGGAAGAAGGAAAAGTTTATGCAGGCTTATTACCTTTTGAAGTTGAAGAAGTTCCTTTAGAGAACTTACCCCGCACCCGCACTCAAATTTTAATGAATGTAGGTAATCCCCAAGAAGCACTAAGTTTATCCGCAATTCCCAACGATGGCGTAGGTTTAGCGCGGACAGAATTTATCATCGCTAACCAAATCCAAATTCATCCAATGGCGTTGATTCACTATGACTCATTAAAAGATGAATTTGTCAAAGCTAAAATTGCTGATATTACCTCGCTTTACGACGAAAAACCCCAATATTTTGTAGATAAATTAGCCCAAGGCATAGGTAGAATTGCAGCGGCATTTTATCCCAAACCAGTAATTGTCCGAACCTCAGATTTCAAAAGTAATGAATATGCCAATTTATTAGGTGGGCGACAGTTTGAACCCCATGAAGAAAACCCAATGCTGGGTTGGCGAGGAGCGGCACGTTACTATGATGAAGGCTACAGAGAAGCTTTTGCCCTAGAATGTCATGCCATCAAAAGGGTACGGGAAGACATGGGTTTGACAAATGTTATTCCGATGATTCCTTTTTGTAGGACTCCCGATGAAGGGCGTTTGGTTTTGGCAGAGATGGCAAAAAATGGTTTAAAGCAGGGAGTTAACGACTTGCAGGTTTATGTGATGTGCGAGTTGCCCAATAATGTGATTATGGCTGAGGAGTTTGCTGAGGTATTTGATGGCTTCTCCATTGGTTCTAATGACTTAACTCAGTTGACACTGGGGTTAGATAGAGATTCGGCATTAGTGGCGCGGTTGTTTGATGAACGCAGCCAGGGTGTGAAGCGAATGGTAAAAATGGCCATAGAAGCGGCGAAAAAATGCGATCGCAAAATCGGCATTTGTGGACAAGCACCCAGCGATTATCCAGAATTTGCTCAATTTTTGGTGGAACAAGGAATTGACTCGATTAGTTTGAATCCAGATTCGGTCTTAAAGACAATGCTGGAAGTGGCAAAAGTCGAGAGTAGTAATTCGTAA
- a CDS encoding XisI protein, giving the protein MDTLEQYRQLIRNILIEHTKIPFSTGDIQFETVFDGEQDRYLLMILGREPAYDLSPTVTRRVHGCLIHIDIIDDKIWIQRDGTEEGVATELVRAGVAKDQIVLGFRSEELRKDSEFAVA; this is encoded by the coding sequence ATGGATACCTTGGAGCAATACAGGCAGTTGATTCGGAATATTCTGATTGAACATACAAAAATCCCCTTCAGCACTGGCGATATTCAATTTGAAACAGTTTTCGACGGCGAACAAGACCGCTACCTCTTGATGATTTTGGGAAGAGAACCAGCCTATGACTTGTCTCCTACTGTGACTCGTCGCGTTCACGGCTGTCTGATTCACATTGATATTATTGATGACAAAATTTGGATTCAACGTGATGGGACTGAAGAGGGGGTAGCAACGGAACTGGTTAGGGCTGGTGTGGCGAAGGATCAGATTGTATTGGGATTTCGGTCTGAAGAACTGCGGAAAGATTCAGAATTTGCTGTTGCATAA
- a CDS encoding GNAT family N-acetyltransferase, producing MTILLETERLIIRSWIPESDAKQAFAIYSDPEVTHFLGKASLVTSVESQRQRLIDNIERFHRRNNGTGSWAIVEKETTTIVGTILLKQLPDKDDLPTQDYEVGWHLRRASWGKGYATEAGQVMLNYGFSVLNLPLIYAVVKPENHASIRVTERLGMKPVGRTNKYYNIELLLFQLDAPEEWRENRGAREWSSKPHRRVLKTHQRVSKTHSRVSKTHRRVSKTHRRVSKTR from the coding sequence ATGACAATCCTTTTGGAAACCGAACGCTTGATCATTCGCAGTTGGATACCCGAAAGCGATGCCAAACAAGCGTTTGCAATTTACAGTGATCCAGAAGTTACGCACTTTCTTGGTAAAGCTTCTCTCGTTACAAGTGTTGAGTCACAGCGTCAACGTTTGATTGACAACATCGAGCGATTCCACCGACGCAACAATGGTACTGGATCTTGGGCAATTGTCGAAAAGGAAACTACAACAATTGTGGGAACTATCCTTCTTAAACAATTGCCCGACAAAGATGATTTACCCACTCAAGATTATGAGGTAGGCTGGCACTTACGGCGAGCTTCTTGGGGTAAAGGGTATGCAACAGAAGCAGGACAAGTTATGCTCAACTACGGATTTAGTGTTCTGAACCTGCCATTAATTTATGCCGTAGTGAAGCCAGAAAATCATGCTTCAATCCGTGTAACAGAACGATTGGGTATGAAACCAGTGGGACGGACAAACAAATATTACAATATTGAATTACTCCTGTTTCAACTAGATGCACCTGAAGAGTGGAGGGAAAACAGGGGGGCAAGGGAGTGGAGTTCAAAACCTCATCGACGAGTATTAAAGACTCATCAGCGAGTATCAAAGACTCATTCACGAGTATCAAAGACTCATCGGCGAGTATCAAAGACTCATCGGCGAGTATCAAAGACTCGTTGA
- a CDS encoding dolichyl-phosphate-mannose--protein mannosyltransferase yields the protein MTKKWFRIGMVSVFFLSLALRFWGMERFNTLVFDEVYFAKFGNNYLTHTPFFNAHPPLSQYIIGIGIWIGSHIPFWHDTVNGLTGSLRSPWTYRWINALTGSFIPVVVAAIAYQLSYRRTFAILAGLFTACDGLFLVESRYALNNIYIVIFGLLGQWFLLLALDNQNRRRSFWLVLAGISFGASVGTKWNGLWFLLGAYLIWVTAWVISLIHSFPNPKLGGRRQDSAAVASPRVSAEGGSHEVEGVSQESGVSTYSPLAPLSSLSSSSQTPLQNLTQLNIFQMLFYLGIIPAFIYSIIWIPHLQLDKTYGFIAVHQQILKFHLQLGGNSPNVHPYCAAWYKWPLMTRPMAYYYQTAKSITEPLPVMGPPLPPGAGKVIYDVHAMGNPFLWWFGVSAMLFLIGLLVSQAVIFLVKEKRFSVPATLSVDTWIALYLVINYAANLLPWVKVTRCVFIYHYMCAVVFLFLAIAWFVDQCLRSYYQQLRALGVTITFIILAAFIFWMPIYLGLPLSPHDYKLRMWFNSWI from the coding sequence ATGACTAAAAAGTGGTTCCGAATTGGCATGGTGAGTGTATTCTTTCTCTCACTTGCCTTACGGTTTTGGGGGATGGAGCGATTTAACACTCTGGTATTTGATGAAGTTTACTTTGCCAAATTCGGTAATAATTACCTCACGCATACACCCTTTTTTAATGCTCATCCGCCGCTGAGTCAATATATTATTGGTATCGGCATTTGGATTGGTAGTCACATTCCTTTTTGGCACGATACTGTAAATGGGCTGACAGGTTCATTGCGATCGCCTTGGACTTATCGTTGGATAAATGCCCTCACAGGCTCATTTATTCCTGTAGTTGTGGCTGCGATCGCTTATCAGTTGAGTTATCGTCGTACCTTTGCAATACTTGCAGGTTTGTTCACAGCCTGTGATGGCCTTTTTCTCGTTGAGTCTCGCTATGCCCTGAACAATATTTATATTGTCATCTTTGGTTTGTTAGGGCAGTGGTTTTTATTATTGGCATTAGATAACCAAAATCGGCGACGCTCATTTTGGTTAGTTCTTGCTGGCATCAGTTTTGGTGCGTCAGTTGGGACTAAATGGAACGGTTTATGGTTTCTTTTGGGTGCTTATCTGATTTGGGTAACAGCGTGGGTAATTAGTTTGATACATTCTTTTCCTAACCCCAAACTCGGAGGCAGGAGGCAGGATAGCGCAGCGGTAGCGAGTCCGCGAGTGTCGGCAGAAGGTGGAAGTCATGAGGTAGAAGGTGTAAGTCAGGAGTCAGGAGTTAGTACTTATTCTCCCTTAGCCCCCTTATCTTCCTTATCTTCCTCATCTCAAACACCACTACAAAACTTGACTCAGCTAAATATTTTTCAAATGCTGTTTTATCTAGGAATTATCCCAGCTTTTATCTACAGTATCATCTGGATTCCCCACCTTCAACTAGATAAAACTTATGGATTTATTGCAGTACATCAGCAAATTTTAAAGTTTCACTTACAGCTAGGTGGCAATAGTCCCAACGTGCATCCTTACTGTGCTGCCTGGTACAAATGGCCGTTGATGACTCGACCAATGGCATATTATTATCAAACAGCTAAAAGTATTACCGAACCTTTACCTGTAATGGGGCCACCTTTGCCTCCTGGTGCTGGAAAAGTTATTTATGATGTCCATGCAATGGGTAATCCATTTTTGTGGTGGTTTGGTGTTTCTGCCATGTTGTTTCTAATTGGGTTGCTGGTGTCGCAAGCCGTTATTTTTTTGGTAAAGGAAAAGCGTTTTTCTGTACCTGCAACTCTGAGTGTTGATACTTGGATTGCATTATATTTAGTTATCAACTATGCCGCTAACTTATTACCTTGGGTAAAAGTTACGAGGTGCGTTTTTATTTACCACTATATGTGTGCAGTAGTATTTCTCTTTTTAGCGATAGCTTGGTTTGTTGATCAATGCCTTCGCAGTTATTATCAACAACTGCGGGCGCTAGGTGTCACCATAACTTTTATTATTCTGGCTGCTTTTATTTTCTGGATGCCAATTTATTTGGGTTTACCTCTCTCACCTCACGATTATAAGCTGCGAATGTGGTTCAACTCTTGGATTTGA
- a CDS encoding helix-turn-helix domain-containing protein produces MSECQVSFETKYLSACGGKCLTPFQRKLLLQNLDDSLPESYRQRIEIMLLADEGKTQTDICQTLGCCAATARHWTHIARAGMAHQWQDCPIGRPKAVNDQYLERLKQLVNNSPRDHGYAFRRWTANWLAKHLAKEFGIEVSDRHIKRLLKQMGLSTLPKPINAEQSSNEKATSSKILISDLKSAAIPDNSEFLPINFAKLGKDLDIYGARYICSVSFSATVQQYSGLFSFDRGISTLS; encoded by the coding sequence ATGTCCGAATGTCAGGTCAGTTTTGAGACTAAATACTTAAGTGCGTGTGGTGGTAAGTGTTTAACACCGTTTCAGCGGAAACTACTACTACAAAATTTGGACGATAGTTTACCTGAATCCTACCGTCAACGAATTGAAATTATGTTGTTGGCAGATGAAGGAAAAACTCAAACAGATATCTGTCAAACCTTGGGATGTTGTGCAGCAACAGCACGACATTGGACACACATAGCTCGGGCTGGGATGGCGCACCAATGGCAAGATTGCCCCATTGGTCGCCCGAAAGCTGTGAATGATCAGTATTTGGAGCGTTTGAAGCAACTAGTTAACAACAGTCCTCGCGATCATGGCTATGCTTTTCGCCGCTGGACAGCAAACTGGCTTGCGAAACATCTAGCAAAGGAATTTGGGATTGAGGTAAGCGATCGCCATATCAAGCGACTGCTCAAACAAATGGGATTATCCACACTACCAAAACCTATTAATGCAGAACAAAGCAGTAATGAAAAGGCTACGAGTTCCAAAATCTTGATTAGTGACCTCAAATCGGCAGCTATTCCTGATAATTCCGAATTTTTACCTATTAACTTTGCAAAATTAGGAAAAGATTTAGACATTTATGGCGCAAGATATATCTGCTCAGTTAGTTTCTCTGCAACAGTTCAACAATATTCTGGGTTATTCTCTTTCGACAGAGGAATTTCAACACTGTCTTGA
- a CDS encoding peptidase domain-containing ABC transporter codes for MAQDISAQLVSLQQFNNILGYSLSTEEFQHCLEQVKFINPKVGKFWQGTDAKAGIYIAIAGKVRLLDGGDELIATLEVGESFGEFTLFKEGDFRPYAARASVNLQLCFIPGEVLWPLMAKYPQIREHLWTRALSRNPQQVDSENPPSDSKLSHERKILLTPAVEPHQKKISKAYFPNSKQRVGHLLQRVIRRYPFFAQQSGSDCGAACLVMVSRYWGKNFSVNRLRDIANVDRNGSSLRGLSAAAESIGFATRPVKASLDQLAKQKLPAIAHWEGKHYIVVYEIAEKQVIVADPGIGQRTLSHQEFKANWTGYTLLLQPTAWLKDAKETTTPFWQFFELMKPHSLVMLEVFVASLFIQIFGLVTPLFTQLILDRVVVQRSELTLTAVGLGLLIFSLFRVAMTGLRQYLLDHTANKVDLALIVGFIRHTLRLPLSYFESRYVGDIISRVQENRKIQRFLSGEALSILLDLATVFIYLGLMFWYSWKMALLVLVIVPPFFLLAVIATPFLQKISREIFNAVTNESSYLIEAISGVRTVKSTAVEQTVRWHWEELLSKEIKTNFSGQVISNRLQIFSNTIEAVVTTVLLWFGAYQVIHNQLTIGQLVAFNMLLGNIIRPFQRLTVLWNQLQEVVIAVERINDVLDAEPEEDLHYQARQSLPPIKGNIRFENVTFRYHPESDINVLENLSFEVHSGQMVALVGRSGSGKTTISKLVLGLYPPTNGKVLIDGQDINSLSLRSLREQVGVVDQDTFLFGGTIRENISLAHPGATLAEIIEAARLAGADEFIKKLPMGYETQIGEGGGMLSGGQRQRIAIAKALLGNPKLLILDEATSHLDAESERIIQTNLNTILKGRTTLLIAHRLSTVRNADLILVLDRGVLIESGTHQELMAKRGHYFYLNHQQLDVAG; via the coding sequence ATGGCGCAAGATATATCTGCTCAGTTAGTTTCTCTGCAACAGTTCAACAATATTCTGGGTTATTCTCTTTCGACAGAGGAATTTCAACACTGTCTTGAACAAGTTAAATTTATCAACCCAAAAGTCGGCAAATTCTGGCAAGGAACTGATGCTAAAGCTGGTATATATATTGCGATCGCTGGAAAAGTCAGGTTACTAGATGGCGGCGATGAGTTAATCGCTACTTTGGAGGTGGGAGAGTCCTTTGGGGAATTTACCTTATTTAAAGAGGGTGACTTCAGACCTTATGCAGCAAGAGCTTCAGTAAACTTGCAATTATGTTTCATTCCTGGAGAGGTATTGTGGCCACTGATGGCTAAATATCCACAAATTCGGGAGCATTTGTGGACTAGGGCGCTATCCCGTAATCCCCAACAGGTAGATTCAGAGAACCCTCCATCTGATTCAAAACTGTCTCATGAAAGAAAGATTTTGTTAACGCCAGCAGTCGAGCCACACCAGAAAAAGATTAGCAAAGCCTATTTTCCCAACTCCAAGCAGCGAGTCGGGCATTTATTACAGCGTGTGATTCGGCGCTATCCCTTTTTTGCCCAACAGAGTGGATCAGATTGCGGTGCAGCTTGTTTAGTAATGGTGTCTCGCTATTGGGGGAAAAACTTTAGTGTAAATCGCCTACGGGATATCGCCAATGTTGACCGCAATGGCTCGTCGCTTCGGGGGTTATCGGCGGCGGCGGAAAGTATTGGGTTTGCTACGCGACCTGTAAAAGCGAGTCTTGACCAATTGGCGAAGCAAAAATTGCCTGCGATCGCTCACTGGGAGGGGAAGCACTACATCGTTGTCTATGAAATCGCTGAAAAACAGGTGATTGTGGCAGATCCTGGTATTGGTCAACGCACCCTTAGCCACCAAGAATTTAAAGCCAACTGGACTGGCTATACACTGCTGCTACAACCCACAGCCTGGTTAAAGGATGCCAAAGAAACTACAACTCCCTTTTGGCAATTCTTTGAGTTAATGAAGCCTCACTCTTTAGTAATGCTGGAAGTGTTTGTGGCTTCCTTATTTATCCAGATATTTGGACTCGTTACTCCTCTGTTTACCCAATTAATTTTAGACCGGGTGGTAGTGCAGCGTTCTGAACTAACCTTAACGGCGGTAGGGTTAGGATTGCTGATTTTTAGTTTATTCCGTGTGGCGATGACGGGGTTGCGGCAATATCTGTTAGACCACACGGCGAATAAGGTAGATTTAGCATTGATTGTGGGATTTATTCGCCATACCCTGCGGCTACCCTTAAGTTACTTTGAGTCGCGTTATGTGGGGGATATTATTTCTCGCGTACAGGAAAACCGCAAAATTCAACGCTTTCTCTCTGGCGAGGCGCTGTCCATCCTCCTGGATTTAGCTACTGTCTTTATCTATTTAGGATTGATGTTTTGGTACAGTTGGAAAATGGCATTGCTGGTGTTAGTAATTGTGCCGCCTTTTTTCCTACTGGCAGTGATTGCCACACCTTTTTTACAAAAGATTTCTAGGGAAATCTTTAATGCTGTTACTAATGAAAGTAGCTATCTGATTGAAGCCATTTCTGGTGTGCGAACAGTTAAATCCACAGCAGTAGAACAGACGGTACGTTGGCATTGGGAAGAGTTATTAAGTAAGGAAATAAAAACTAACTTTTCCGGGCAAGTTATCAGCAATCGTCTGCAAATATTCAGCAACACAATTGAAGCAGTGGTAACTACCGTCTTGCTGTGGTTTGGGGCTTACCAAGTGATTCACAACCAGTTAACTATTGGGCAATTGGTAGCATTTAATATGTTGCTGGGAAATATTATCAGACCTTTCCAACGATTAACAGTTTTGTGGAATCAATTGCAAGAAGTTGTGATTGCAGTGGAACGCATTAATGATGTGTTGGATGCCGAACCAGAAGAGGATTTACATTACCAGGCGCGGCAATCTTTACCACCCATTAAAGGTAATATTCGCTTTGAAAATGTGACGTTTCGCTATCACCCAGAAAGCGATATCAATGTTTTGGAAAATCTTAGCTTTGAAGTACACAGCGGGCAAATGGTTGCTCTAGTGGGACGGAGTGGTTCTGGGAAAACCACGATTTCTAAACTGGTTTTGGGGTTATATCCTCCCACAAATGGCAAAGTATTGATTGATGGGCAAGATATTAACAGTCTTTCGTTGCGTTCTCTACGCGAGCAGGTTGGGGTAGTTGACCAAGATACCTTTTTATTTGGTGGAACGATTCGGGAAAATATTAGCTTGGCACATCCTGGGGCAACTTTGGCAGAGATTATTGAGGCGGCGCGATTGGCGGGTGCTGATGAGTTTATTAAAAAGTTACCTATGGGTTATGAAACCCAGATAGGTGAAGGAGGGGGGATGTTGTCTGGAGGACAGCGACAAAGAATTGCGATCGCTAAGGCGTTGCTAGGCAATCCCAAGCTGTTAATTTTAGATGAGGCTACTTCCCATCTGGATGCAGAGTCAGAAAGGATTATTCAGACGAATTTAAACACAATTCTTAAAGGCAGAACTACCTTACTAATCGCCCATCGCCTATCAACTGTGCGGAATGCAGATTTGATTTTAGTGCTGGATAGAGGCGTGTTGATTGAGAGTGGGACTCACCAAGAGTTGATGGCGAAGCGAGGACATTATTTTTATCTCAATCATCAGCAGTTGGATGTTGCGGGGTAA
- a CDS encoding HlyD family efflux transporter periplasmic adaptor subunit has protein sequence MPNTLNGKVQTQIHEVEQHEEILSKQTPARSTDDWADATKDLLDSLPQVWTRGLLYFLVVFVSIVLPWAMLSKVDETGSARGRLEPKGKTVRLDAAVAGTVAEIRVKESDSVKVGQTLLVLESELVKAELRQVQDKLEGQLNRFSQLNSSKSQLVVSLTTQQQQNQSQQLEKQSQIDQARQNMNALRNSYDLQKDEKLAQVNQARQTLEHSQTANKLVDSSLASTQREVERYRSLWQSGVVPEINVVDKQDIAKDKQQLYEQNQSDIQQAKLRLLEQQSSYERTIRQANADIEQAQLRLKEQERSYQTLTRSNKLALLKIDEQQKNLETEITTLQAEIAQSKSQIVSLKFQLGQRELRATVNGRVFHLPIQRAGSMVQPGAMIAEIAPQGSPLIIRAQMATNESGFLRRGLPVKLKFDAYPFQDYGVVEGELLEISPTTIEVETPNGKVAAYDLEISLKQNCIRSANKCIILRPGDTATAEVIVRQRRIIDFLLDPFKQLQQGGVKL, from the coding sequence ATGCCAAACACATTGAATGGAAAGGTTCAAACCCAAATCCATGAGGTAGAACAGCACGAGGAAATTTTAAGTAAGCAAACACCCGCGAGATCAACTGATGATTGGGCTGACGCGACGAAGGATTTACTTGATAGCTTGCCCCAGGTTTGGACTAGGGGATTGCTGTATTTTTTAGTGGTATTTGTGTCGATAGTTTTACCTTGGGCGATGCTATCTAAGGTGGACGAAACGGGTTCAGCAAGAGGGCGACTTGAGCCAAAGGGAAAGACGGTTAGGCTGGATGCTGCTGTGGCAGGTACTGTTGCCGAAATTCGGGTCAAGGAAAGTGATTCGGTTAAAGTTGGGCAGACTTTATTAGTATTGGAATCGGAATTAGTTAAGGCGGAATTGCGGCAGGTACAGGATAAGTTAGAGGGACAATTAAATCGCTTTTCTCAACTAAATTCATCTAAAAGTCAGTTAGTTGTATCTTTGACAACGCAACAGCAACAAAATCAATCTCAACAGTTGGAAAAGCAGTCTCAAATTGACCAAGCACGACAGAATATGAATGCTCTTAGAAATTCCTATGATTTACAAAAAGACGAAAAGTTAGCTCAAGTCAACCAGGCACGCCAAACTCTTGAGCATAGCCAAACAGCTAATAAATTAGTAGACAGTAGTTTGGCAAGCACTCAGCGGGAAGTTGAACGCTATCGCAGTCTTTGGCAGTCAGGGGTTGTCCCAGAAATTAATGTTGTGGATAAGCAAGATATAGCTAAAGACAAGCAACAGTTATATGAACAAAATCAGTCAGATATTCAGCAAGCTAAACTACGTTTACTAGAACAACAGAGTAGTTATGAGCGGACTATTCGGCAAGCAAATGCAGATATTGAACAGGCACAGTTGCGACTCAAAGAACAGGAAAGGAGTTATCAGACTTTAACTCGTTCCAACAAACTAGCTCTGCTAAAAATCGACGAACAACAGAAGAATTTGGAAACAGAAATTACTACGCTTCAAGCAGAAATTGCTCAAAGTAAGAGTCAGATTGTCTCGTTAAAGTTTCAGTTAGGACAACGAGAGTTAAGAGCCACTGTGAATGGTAGAGTGTTTCATTTACCGATACAACGGGCTGGCTCTATGGTGCAGCCTGGTGCAATGATTGCGGAGATTGCACCGCAAGGTTCGCCTTTAATAATTCGGGCACAAATGGCAACAAATGAGAGTGGTTTCTTGCGAAGAGGATTGCCAGTAAAGTTGAAGTTTGATGCTTATCCCTTTCAGGATTACGGCGTTGTGGAAGGAGAATTGTTAGAAATTTCTCCTACTACCATAGAGGTGGAAACACCTAATGGAAAGGTAGCAGCTTATGACTTGGAAATTTCCCTAAAACAAAATTGTATTCGCTCGGCTAATAAGTGTATTATTTTGCGTCCTGGGGATACGGCGACAGCTGAGGTAATTGTGCGTCAACGTAGGATTATTGATTTTCTGCTTGACCCGTTTAAGCAGTTGCAGCAGGGTGGGGTGAAATTGTAA
- a CDS encoding peptidylprolyl isomerase, whose protein sequence is MSQVVKITNENILEQIKLSCKIPSIIEEIVNRQILENTSEALGIKVEVAELQKAADQMRLANQLDSADDTWAWLEKHGLSLEEFEKILDNSVIAGKLAAHLFTDKVEQHFFEHQLDYASVVLYEVVLDDEDLALELFYAIQEGEMSFHDVAHKYIQDQELRRSGGYRGILSRKDLKAEISAAVFAAKAPQVLKPIVNSQGFYLIFVEEIIQPQLDNKLHIKIVFELFSQWMKQQREKVEVSLRLSSIN, encoded by the coding sequence ATGTCACAAGTTGTTAAGATTACAAACGAAAATATTCTTGAGCAAATTAAGCTATCTTGTAAAATTCCATCCATAATTGAAGAGATTGTAAATCGCCAGATTCTGGAAAATACCTCAGAAGCTTTGGGTATTAAAGTAGAGGTTGCCGAACTTCAAAAAGCAGCTGACCAAATGCGTTTAGCTAACCAATTAGATAGTGCTGATGATACTTGGGCTTGGCTGGAAAAACATGGTCTGTCTTTAGAAGAGTTTGAAAAAATTCTTGACAATAGTGTGATTGCTGGAAAGTTAGCTGCTCATCTGTTTACAGATAAAGTTGAACAACACTTTTTTGAACACCAATTAGATTATGCAAGTGTAGTCTTGTATGAAGTTGTCTTGGATGACGAGGACTTAGCGCTGGAACTTTTCTATGCCATTCAAGAAGGAGAAATGAGTTTTCATGATGTTGCTCACAAATATATTCAAGATCAGGAGTTACGACGCTCTGGGGGATACCGAGGAATACTTAGTCGTAAGGACTTGAAAGCAGAAATTTCTGCTGCTGTCTTTGCTGCTAAAGCACCACAAGTTCTCAAACCAATTGTCAATTCTCAAGGATTTTACCTGATTTTTGTTGAGGAAATTATTCAACCGCAATTGGATAATAAATTGCACATTAAAATTGTTTTTGAACTTTTTTCACAATGGATGAAGCAGCAACGTGAAAAAGTGGAAGTTTCATTAAGATTAAGTTCAATCAACTAA